DNA sequence from the Phycisphaerales bacterium genome:
TGGACACAAGGTACAAATCGTTCAAAATTTTAAGGGCCGTGAGGTCATGCACCGAGATCGTGGGCATGAGCGCATGAAGTACGTCATGGAGAGCCTTGAGGACATTTCCAAGGTTGAGTCAACACCGAAGATGGCTGGCCGCCGCATGATGATCATGCTGGCACCAGACAAGACCAAAATCCAACGCTACAAGCAGGCTCAAGACGCGAAGGCCGATGCAGCCGCGCTCTCTGACCCCAAGAAGAAAAAACGAGAAAAGAACGCCTCGGCGACAGAACCTCATAAATCCACTGCAGAAGTTGTTGTTGAACCCCCTGCCGAAGTTGCTCCTGAGGTCCCTACTGAGGTCCCTGCTGAGGTTGCAAAGGATGGGGACACAATCGCTACAACTGCAGACAAATAGCTTCTACAGAAATTTCTTGCTGCAGAAGAGTCTCAACAAATTGCCTTTTTCAGTTTGACCTGAACATTCCACCACCGAGCGCATTAGAGTCTGCATGACCAGATACGCACTCATCTCGGATATCCACGGGAACAGCAGCGCCTTACTTGCGGTGCTCAACCGTATCGCGACCCTGAACGTAGATCAAATCATCTGCCTTGGCGATGTCGTCGGCTACGGTCCAGAGCCAGAACGTTGTATGGATCTCGTAACGACCACTTGTGACGTCTGCGTCCGAGGCAACCATGATCATGGCATCATCGACCCTGAAGTATCAATGGCCTTCAATGAAGTCGCACAGTGCGCGTTGGATATGTCCAGAGAGTGCCTTCAGTCTTTACATATTCAAGCAATCATCGATATGCCCGAGTTTGTTGAGCTAGAGCATGGCATCTTGTGTACACATGAAACACCATCACTAGGTGAACACAGTTACATTCAAGATGCCGCGAGTGCTGCCAATGCATTTCAGCAATCTGATTGTCGAATTGCACTTGTAGGCCATACCCACGTTCCAATGCTTTTCTCATATGACACAACCCTGAGCGACAAGACAGTCTCTCCAAGTGACATTATCGCCCATCTCCCTCGCCCACACACACCATTAGAGTTGAGCCCTGACCTTCGCTACATCGCGAACCCGGGCTCAGTTGGACAACCACGTGATTGTGATCCGCGAGCTTGCTTTGGTGTACTGGATAGCGATGAGTGGACCTTCACAATTCACCGTGAAGAATATGACATAGCAGCCACGCAACGCATCTTTCATTCAGCGGGCCTGCCCAGCATCTTGGCCGATCGCTTGGCTGTTGGCGCCTGATCAATCTCTACAACTTGCGATTGGCCCAACCACCATTGAGAAATCTCGCACCGAAGAGCACGGCTCGAACAGCCATTTCACCACACAAGGCATACCACACGCCTTGAATGCCCAGGCCCATCGCCACCCCCAAAATCCAGGCGGCAGGCAAACGCACCAGATAACTTGAGAAGGTTGTAATCAGGAATGTCCACAGCGTGTCACCACACCCACGCAAGGCTTGCCTGACCACCATCGAAATGGCGAAGAAGATCTGGGTTGCACCTGCAATTTTTAGCAATTCAGGGGTGTATTCAAGAAAGACTGGCTCATTTGATACTAACTTGGTCAACATGGTTCCACAGAAAAAGAAGACCACGCCTAGCGCACACATAATGATGGCGCCAATGATGACGCATGCAATCGTGGCACGTTTCGCCATGGCTGCATTTTGAGCGCCTAAGTACTGACCAGCCAAAGCA
Encoded proteins:
- the infC gene encoding translation initiation factor IF-3, which encodes MNDRIRASHVRLIDENNQMFGVVPIAEALQLAQQAGLDLVQVSGESDPPVCRILDFGKYRYEQSKKEKANRARSKALELKEVRLGRSMKIDPHDLEIRLNQARRFLVDGHKVQIVQNFKGREVMHRDRGHERMKYVMESLEDISKVESTPKMAGRRMMIMLAPDKTKIQRYKQAQDAKADAAALSDPKKKKREKNASATEPHKSTAEVVVEPPAEVAPEVPTEVPAEVAKDGDTIATTADK
- a CDS encoding metallophosphoesterase family protein, coding for MTRYALISDIHGNSSALLAVLNRIATLNVDQIICLGDVVGYGPEPERCMDLVTTTCDVCVRGNHDHGIIDPEVSMAFNEVAQCALDMSRECLQSLHIQAIIDMPEFVELEHGILCTHETPSLGEHSYIQDAASAANAFQQSDCRIALVGHTHVPMLFSYDTTLSDKTVSPSDIIAHLPRPHTPLELSPDLRYIANPGSVGQPRDCDPRACFGVLDSDEWTFTIHREEYDIAATQRIFHSAGLPSILADRLAVGA